From a region of the Pan paniscus chromosome 19, NHGRI_mPanPan1-v2.0_pri, whole genome shotgun sequence genome:
- the LOC100978810 gene encoding uncharacterized protein TMEM132E-DT, with amino-acid sequence MFDFSFPTPASAGTRMGPASCGGRSLHLPQLRFSRVDATAVTDVPFQRMHAPHRAPEVFCSRSSRGAGRGHPTPTPRVRWALAGNQPRCCAQLLSGRGGSGAQLRAGWVRGAAAGNLFILLLGKGDGEEEGTVLSYSSMVHISNITGIVGTTVSKTKPALVLMELTF; translated from the exons atgtttgatttttcCTTCCCAACGCCGGCTAGCGCTGGGACCCGAATGGGGCCGGCCAGCTGCGGCGGGAggagcctccacctccctcagctGCGTTTCTCCAGGGTAGACGCCACCGCAGTCACTGATGTCCCTTTTCAAAGGATGCACGCTCCCCACCGGGCGCCGGAGGTGTTTTGCAGCCGCTCTTCCAGAGGCGCGGGTAGGGGgcaccctacccccacccccagagttcGCTGGGCACTGGCTGGGAATCAGCCTCGCTGCTGTGCCCAGCTCCTCTCGGGCCGCGGGGGCTCTGGGGCTCAGCTTCGTGCGGGATGGGTCCGGGGCGCAGCTGCGGGAAACCTATTTATTCTGTTGCTGGGGAAGGGAGACGGAGAAGAGGAGGGGACAGTGCTTTCCTACAG TAGTATGGTGCATATCTCCAACATCACAGGCATTGTAGGTACAACAGTGAGCAAGACAAAACCAGCTCTTGTCCTCATGGAACTAACTTTCTAG